From Arcticibacter tournemirensis, one genomic window encodes:
- a CDS encoding DUF2264 domain-containing protein: protein MMEVIVMRGIKIFLTLGIACIVGVATGQVIQADSISRLKKNVHGKEVFQVNNPDRKKSPFTGMTRRHWKEAGLYLLSGAFSYVHQLNDPMKFPKQPGKSYPRNTGQVAVEKLEGLCRTMFIAGPLLKEQPDLELNGIEVGDYYRHQLSMLVDPQSDTYIAPRAANGGPSQTLVEFGGLAASLLTSPEIFWDPLSGEVKERLAKTMLSYGDGPTIGMNWRYFNILILSFYKSRGYTVNENLLKDLVEKSLSQYDGQGWYNDSPYYDYYSMWAFQMYGKIWSEYFGKKYYPEYSARLEKNFNDLQDNYPFMFSRKGEMIMWGRSISYRMGAAVPFPLMGLSPRPNVNYGWMRRIASGTILQFLERPGFLQDSIPTLGFYGAFEPAVQSYSCRGSVFWLGKLFLGLLIPSQSPFWTAAENEGAWQDELQKGNVYNKYADKSNLLITNYPDIGASEIRAWCFSKTVGVYQGTENYTRLSYNSAFPWQADGINGEVSMAYVYKSGQTSWEALRMYTFKKYADGVYYRDAVFASNENVKLNLAEITLPNGILRIDRNTSSVASQIRLGHYALPAVSQALKERTLSVRGYKVKIVDNGIYQLALVPLCGWNKSETVYSKGLNPVSDKSVVINVENTFDPSSDRDDIYGTLMLWKKSGEKWKNDELVPVTNINYSKGSGKVVLTFVNGQKKTIEF, encoded by the coding sequence ATGATGGAGGTTATTGTCATGAGGGGTATTAAAATTTTTTTAACTCTGGGTATCGCCTGTATTGTCGGTGTAGCTACAGGCCAGGTAATCCAGGCAGACAGTATTTCACGTTTGAAAAAAAACGTGCATGGAAAGGAAGTCTTTCAGGTTAATAACCCCGATCGAAAAAAGAGCCCCTTTACCGGCATGACAAGAAGACACTGGAAGGAAGCAGGCCTGTACTTATTGTCGGGCGCTTTTAGTTATGTTCATCAACTTAACGATCCGATGAAGTTTCCGAAGCAGCCCGGAAAGAGCTATCCCCGAAATACCGGACAGGTAGCTGTAGAGAAGCTTGAGGGGCTGTGCCGTACGATGTTCATTGCAGGTCCGCTTTTGAAGGAGCAACCTGATTTGGAACTGAATGGAATAGAAGTGGGCGATTACTACCGGCACCAGTTATCGATGCTGGTCGACCCGCAGAGTGATACTTACATAGCGCCACGTGCTGCGAATGGCGGGCCCAGCCAGACCCTGGTTGAGTTTGGAGGTTTAGCGGCGTCCTTGCTGACATCACCTGAAATCTTTTGGGACCCGCTTAGCGGAGAGGTGAAGGAAAGGCTGGCAAAAACCATGCTGAGCTATGGTGATGGCCCAACTATCGGGATGAACTGGCGCTATTTTAATATCCTGATCCTCAGCTTCTATAAAAGCCGAGGGTACACTGTTAATGAGAATCTGCTGAAAGACCTGGTAGAGAAGTCTTTGTCTCAGTATGATGGACAGGGCTGGTATAACGACAGTCCTTATTACGATTATTACAGCATGTGGGCTTTCCAGATGTACGGGAAAATATGGTCTGAATATTTCGGAAAAAAATATTATCCCGAATATTCGGCACGACTGGAGAAGAATTTTAATGATCTTCAGGATAATTACCCATTCATGTTTTCAAGAAAAGGAGAAATGATCATGTGGGGACGCAGTATCTCCTATCGGATGGGAGCAGCTGTCCCTTTTCCCTTAATGGGGCTTAGTCCCCGTCCCAACGTTAACTATGGATGGATGAGGCGCATTGCTTCAGGTACAATTCTTCAGTTTCTTGAAAGGCCCGGTTTTCTCCAGGACAGCATACCAACCCTGGGTTTTTACGGAGCCTTTGAACCGGCTGTTCAGTCCTATAGCTGCAGGGGGAGTGTGTTCTGGTTAGGGAAATTATTTCTTGGATTGCTTATTCCTTCACAAAGCCCTTTTTGGACCGCTGCAGAAAATGAGGGCGCATGGCAGGACGAACTACAGAAAGGAAACGTTTATAACAAATATGCAGATAAATCGAATCTGCTTATAACAAACTACCCTGATATCGGAGCATCTGAAATACGGGCATGGTGCTTCAGCAAAACAGTAGGAGTGTATCAGGGCACGGAGAATTATACAAGATTATCCTATAACAGCGCGTTTCCATGGCAGGCCGATGGCATAAATGGAGAAGTTTCCATGGCATATGTTTACAAAAGTGGCCAGACCAGTTGGGAAGCATTACGTATGTACACTTTCAAGAAATACGCAGATGGTGTTTATTACCGCGATGCAGTATTTGCCTCCAATGAAAATGTTAAGTTAAATCTGGCTGAAATTACTCTGCCCAATGGCATATTACGGATAGACAGGAATACCAGTTCTGTAGCCAGTCAAATCCGGTTGGGACATTACGCACTTCCGGCAGTTTCACAGGCTCTTAAAGAACGAACTCTTAGTGTAAGGGGATACAAAGTTAAGATTGTCGATAATGGAATTTACCAGCTGGCGCTGGTTCCGCTCTGTGGATGGAATAAATCCGAGACGGTTTATTCAAAAGGACTGAATCCCGTATCCGACAAAAGCGTGGTGATCAACGTTGAAAACACTTTTGATCCGTCTTCAGATAGAGACGACATTTATGGAACCTTGATGTTGTGGAAGAAGTCAGGTGAAAAATGGAAAAACGACGAACTGGTGCCTGTTACCAATATTAACTATAGCAAAGGATCGGGAAAAGTCGTTTTAACTTTTGTAAACGGGCAAAAGAAAACTATAGAATTTTAA
- a CDS encoding glycoside hydrolase family 16 protein → MIKRLNLLLTCALMALTTEMMSQSLNPAVTVTDDGYKLVWADEFNIKGIPDPGNWEFEKGFVRNNELQWYQKDNAFCDSGLLIIEARKEMFPNPRYSESRTDWRSGRRNVEYTSSSINTRGLHNWKYGRFVMRGRIDISPGMWPAFWTLGISRPWPSNGEIDIMEYYKGNILANIACGTQVKNKAKWYSKTKAVKDFQDPSWSSKFHIWRMDWDQNSISLFVDDELLNKVTLDDLVNVDGSGFNPFRQPHYILLNLAIGGDNGGDPSGTIFPRRFEVDYVRVYQK, encoded by the coding sequence ATGATAAAAAGGTTAAATCTTTTGTTGACTTGTGCTTTAATGGCCCTAACTACAGAGATGATGTCCCAGAGTTTGAACCCTGCAGTCACCGTTACGGACGATGGGTACAAGTTGGTATGGGCTGACGAATTTAATATTAAAGGTATACCTGATCCAGGAAACTGGGAATTTGAGAAGGGCTTCGTACGAAATAATGAATTGCAGTGGTACCAGAAGGATAATGCTTTCTGTGATTCAGGTTTGCTGATTATCGAGGCGCGCAAAGAAATGTTTCCTAATCCCCGTTATAGTGAAAGCAGAACCGATTGGAGGTCTGGTCGCAGAAACGTTGAGTATACCTCCTCGAGTATAAATACAAGAGGTCTTCATAACTGGAAGTATGGAAGGTTTGTAATGAGGGGCCGCATAGATATCAGCCCAGGGATGTGGCCTGCATTTTGGACTTTGGGGATTAGCCGGCCATGGCCCTCAAATGGAGAAATTGATATTATGGAATATTACAAAGGCAATATCCTGGCAAATATTGCCTGCGGAACCCAGGTGAAAAATAAGGCAAAATGGTATAGCAAAACCAAAGCTGTAAAAGATTTTCAGGATCCCTCGTGGTCCTCTAAATTTCATATCTGGCGTATGGACTGGGATCAGAATAGTATCAGCTTGTTCGTTGATGATGAACTGCTTAATAAAGTGACTTTGGATGATCTCGTTAATGTCGACGGCAGTGGATTTAACCCTTTCAGACAACCACATTATATTCTTTTGAACCTTGCTATCGGCGGGGATAACGGTGGTGATCCCTCTGGAACCATATTTCCACGCCGGTTTGAGGTCGACTATGTTAGGGTGTATCAAAAATGA
- a CDS encoding DUF5013 domain-containing protein, which yields MKLKYPAAMLLLLYFATGFEACDKADSDQAFGITGVYMPQANIGSGGVDNNYLVPAGTDTSTYNYIVDRPGKKIHIIMGASLTGSESGPYSVDISVDNDTTTKMLSNGTYDRALYKQMPASMFTLPAKLEVAAGQRGATFRVSLNIDQLKLTEYAGKKLLLAVKIANPTHYTLISRLSTTIMILDVNALVVGPRKDWVGSSYLKNPGNPFAAAALQPGQTRWGTLADWKTNASVLSHGGYGGFSSGLLNMESGWGSPQILNGKIYQTVTLPAGNYYYDLSGGDWSGGEHFLKDPAYSVVAMNVDSLPDYKDIAGNPNIKYVLLTKAPQQILNFQLTETTKITLGSVINYIQNEQGFKTKQVLLYSYPQSL from the coding sequence ATGAAACTAAAATATCCCGCAGCCATGCTGCTGCTTTTATACTTCGCTACTGGATTTGAAGCGTGCGATAAGGCCGATTCAGACCAAGCATTTGGTATAACCGGCGTTTATATGCCACAGGCCAATATCGGATCGGGTGGTGTAGATAACAATTATTTAGTACCTGCGGGTACGGATACTTCTACTTATAATTATATCGTTGACAGGCCAGGAAAGAAGATTCATATAATAATGGGTGCTTCCCTGACCGGTTCGGAAAGCGGACCGTATTCTGTTGATATCAGTGTAGATAACGATACTACGACTAAGATGCTTTCGAACGGAACCTATGATCGCGCTTTGTATAAACAGATGCCTGCTTCAATGTTCACATTGCCTGCGAAGCTGGAAGTAGCCGCAGGGCAAAGAGGTGCGACCTTCCGGGTATCGCTGAATATAGATCAGCTGAAGCTGACGGAATATGCGGGTAAAAAGTTATTACTAGCTGTGAAAATTGCGAATCCGACTCACTATACCCTTATCAGCAGGTTGAGCACAACCATCATGATCCTGGACGTCAATGCCCTGGTAGTAGGCCCGCGTAAAGATTGGGTGGGCAGCAGCTATCTGAAAAATCCTGGAAATCCGTTTGCTGCTGCGGCCCTGCAACCTGGTCAGACACGATGGGGCACATTAGCCGATTGGAAAACAAATGCTTCTGTGTTGAGTCACGGTGGGTATGGTGGGTTCTCTTCGGGACTTTTAAATATGGAATCGGGATGGGGATCGCCGCAGATATTAAATGGTAAGATCTATCAGACTGTTACTTTGCCTGCGGGTAATTATTACTACGATTTGTCTGGTGGCGATTGGTCTGGCGGTGAGCACTTCTTGAAAGATCCCGCGTACTCGGTAGTTGCGATGAATGTTGATTCCTTGCCGGATTATAAGGATATAGCAGGAAATCCGAACATCAAGTACGTTTTGTTAACCAAAGCACCTCAACAGATACTCAATTTTCAGCTTACAGAAACGACCAAAATTACACTGGGTTCTGTAATCAACTATATCCAGAATGAACAGGGATTTAAGACCAAACAGGTTCTTCTGTATTCCTATCCTCAAAGTTTGTAG
- a CDS encoding RagB/SusD family nutrient uptake outer membrane protein, which yields MNVQRIYISILTIAVAIGAIGCGKDFLDTRIDLSQTEETLNTNYATLTSLANAPYSNLRNEFTMIDNNLFAAVSDEAVQTSPASNVMLFNNGSWNAINNPDNYYAAYYVGIRSANYFLEQSGNYKTFLALNRDTVSAVGKENYQNDVLNLGWYRAEAHILRAWYYFELSKRYGGVPLVTRTLDAKENTLLPKNTYDEIVSFIVSEVDAYKDSLQVNWKTSRFANNDGRLTKGAALALKARALLYAASPLYNTTGNIDKWKQAAAALNDVIVFGQGVGAYGLHSDYRNYFLESNMLNSSETIWAIRYPADNNLERRNYPIATAGGASGVTPSEDLVSAYEYKGTPDPANPYNNRDPRLSMTVVTNGSTWNGRVIDQSQGATDDMRKPNASRTGYYLKKFLADGLNLTTGTTKTHNFPVIRYAGVLLEYAEAMNEAYGPSDYNGYGMNALQAVNMVRARTGVVMPALVTSDKATLRTAIKHERRIELAFENYRYWDLLRWKDATAVLAQPIKGVMVTKDAGQFVYTPVVVENRVFDASRMYFYPFPQTEVIKSKGALVQNNGW from the coding sequence ATGAACGTACAACGTATATATATCAGTATTCTCACAATTGCTGTGGCCATAGGAGCGATAGGCTGCGGAAAAGATTTCCTGGATACCAGGATAGACCTGTCACAAACAGAGGAGACGCTGAACACTAACTATGCTACCCTCACGTCTCTTGCCAATGCGCCTTACAGCAATTTGCGCAACGAGTTTACAATGATCGATAATAATCTCTTTGCGGCGGTTTCGGATGAGGCCGTCCAAACGTCTCCAGCGTCAAATGTAATGCTCTTTAACAATGGCAGTTGGAATGCAATTAATAATCCCGATAATTACTATGCTGCTTATTATGTAGGGATCCGCTCTGCGAATTATTTCCTCGAGCAGTCCGGCAACTATAAGACCTTTTTGGCGCTGAACCGAGATACTGTTTCTGCCGTAGGGAAGGAGAATTATCAGAACGATGTCCTGAATCTCGGGTGGTACAGGGCCGAAGCGCATATACTGCGGGCATGGTATTACTTTGAGCTGAGTAAGCGTTATGGCGGGGTACCTCTTGTGACACGCACCCTGGATGCCAAGGAAAATACCTTGTTGCCAAAAAATACTTATGATGAGATCGTTAGCTTTATTGTCAGCGAGGTAGATGCATATAAAGACAGTTTACAGGTAAACTGGAAAACCTCCAGGTTCGCCAACAACGACGGCCGGTTGACAAAAGGCGCTGCACTTGCGTTAAAGGCTCGCGCATTGCTGTATGCAGCCAGTCCGCTATACAACACTACCGGTAATATCGATAAATGGAAGCAGGCTGCGGCTGCGCTGAACGATGTAATAGTATTTGGCCAGGGAGTGGGAGCTTATGGCCTTCATAGTGATTACAGGAATTACTTCCTCGAATCCAATATGCTAAACAGTAGTGAGACCATCTGGGCTATTCGTTATCCTGCCGACAATAATCTGGAGAGAAGGAATTATCCGATTGCAACCGCAGGTGGGGCGAGTGGTGTTACACCGTCCGAAGACCTGGTATCGGCCTATGAGTACAAGGGGACACCAGATCCTGCAAATCCTTATAATAACAGAGATCCCCGGCTGTCTATGACGGTAGTGACCAATGGTAGTACCTGGAATGGACGGGTGATCGATCAGTCCCAGGGGGCTACGGATGATATGCGTAAGCCTAACGCTAGCAGAACAGGATATTACTTAAAGAAATTTCTGGCAGACGGGCTTAACCTTACAACGGGCACGACTAAAACGCATAATTTTCCTGTGATTCGCTACGCTGGTGTATTACTTGAATATGCCGAAGCGATGAATGAGGCATACGGACCGAGTGATTATAACGGTTACGGGATGAATGCTTTACAAGCTGTAAACATGGTAAGGGCAAGAACTGGAGTGGTTATGCCGGCTCTGGTGACTTCCGATAAGGCTACTTTGAGAACAGCCATTAAGCACGAGCGGAGGATAGAGCTGGCTTTCGAGAACTATCGTTACTGGGACCTGCTGAGATGGAAAGATGCCACCGCGGTTCTAGCTCAGCCGATAAAGGGGGTAATGGTGACAAAAGACGCTGGCCAGTTTGTATATACTCCTGTAGTAGTGGAAAACAGGGTGTTTGATGCATCCAGAATGTATTTTTATCCGTTCCCGCAAACAGAAGTGATCAAATCGAAGGGAGCATTGGTACAAAACAATGGCTGGTAA
- a CDS encoding SusC/RagA family TonB-linked outer membrane protein has protein sequence MNIYKLRASGVWLLLFSICYCTSQAFAQRPADTTLVLPTTGSMPAPFFQVAKERDVMPPSTINGRILEKTPVANITNTLYGRLPGLTVRQGSGEPGYDNAALFIRGRGSFDNAGLIIYVDGFQVSSSYFQYLSPSEIESISVLKDPVSLATFGMRGANGVLWIVSKRGSPGRPKVQAQLQSGMQSAIDINKPYRSFDYARLYNQAVSNDNYSLNAYKFNWTPAYSEAQLNDYRNGTGADVDWYGEALRKNSPYTNANVLLTGGDTVTRYSVVLDYMNQGGLYDIKSNDFQSNAEIDRFNIRSNLDFRFFKIFEAKVDLGGRIEDRRYPNYNGGSLWADMGNYPANIYPIKDVTGNWSGTSLFPNNPIASLNALGWTSTHDRTLQANFNLKERLDFVTPGLYLRQAVSFNTWTRTNSSKTATYARFFNGAKTTTDLTTDIVSNATSPVNQYDWKQINLGAGYDRTFGGHAVTAAINYWGSDYTIDQGQNTAGQNTGLNIFYHNYNIGGRLNYAYDKRYILDLGFGWSGSDNYAPGNRWGFYPAAGAGWVISNESFLSDNKMITFLKLRASAGKSGNDQTFSGRFLYQQYFISSGTYYTGNNSLTGIGGIVPNYAANPDILAEESMKYNAGLDLTILNRISLSGDVFLDKRSGIVVQNNELSALYGAALPYANLGKVTNKGFELVVNYLAKAGPVAVDAGAMAAYARNTIDYQAEIPPVNSFSSTTGLPIAAQMGLVADGLFDIADFNENGTLKAGIPVPNFGAVQPGDIRYKDLDNNGLVNQNDITKVGNSNLPTLTYSFNLGLRYKNFDFYTLFQGVSGNDIDILSAARGQVVAFVNNANIYPIAGNAWAYYPDQGIDTRAAADYPRLTTKGNENNYRSSSFWIKDGSFLRLRNVELGYSFPAGLLRKAHVEKLRVHISAVNPVTWSSLSKNFNIDPETTTGYPGLKSFNAGVSLTF, from the coding sequence ATGAACATATATAAGCTAAGGGCGTCTGGTGTATGGTTGCTGCTGTTCAGCATCTGTTATTGTACCAGCCAGGCTTTTGCCCAACGCCCGGCAGATACTACACTTGTTCTGCCTACCACCGGTTCTATGCCTGCGCCGTTCTTCCAGGTAGCAAAAGAGAGGGACGTGATGCCTCCTTCAACTATCAACGGGAGAATACTCGAAAAAACTCCGGTTGCCAACATTACCAATACTTTATATGGCCGGTTGCCGGGACTCACAGTGAGGCAGGGATCAGGAGAACCGGGATATGATAATGCGGCTCTATTTATCAGGGGGCGCGGCAGTTTTGACAATGCCGGCCTTATTATTTATGTCGATGGATTTCAGGTATCCAGCTCTTATTTTCAATACCTGTCTCCTTCAGAGATCGAAAGCATTTCTGTGCTGAAAGACCCTGTAAGCCTGGCTACATTTGGTATGAGGGGCGCCAATGGGGTGCTATGGATTGTTTCGAAGCGTGGATCTCCAGGCCGGCCGAAAGTACAAGCCCAGCTACAGTCGGGTATGCAGTCTGCAATAGACATAAACAAACCTTACCGGTCTTTCGATTATGCAAGGTTGTATAATCAGGCCGTCAGCAACGATAATTATTCCTTAAATGCCTACAAGTTTAACTGGACACCAGCTTATTCAGAAGCCCAGCTTAATGATTACCGGAACGGAACAGGGGCCGATGTTGACTGGTATGGCGAAGCGCTCAGGAAAAACAGCCCCTATACCAATGCAAATGTGCTTTTAACTGGAGGTGATACCGTTACACGATATTCGGTGGTACTTGACTATATGAATCAGGGTGGCTTGTACGATATTAAAAGTAATGACTTTCAATCGAATGCAGAGATCGACAGATTTAATATCCGCTCAAACCTGGATTTTAGATTTTTTAAGATATTCGAAGCAAAAGTCGATTTGGGCGGGCGGATAGAGGATCGTCGTTATCCAAACTACAATGGGGGATCGCTATGGGCCGATATGGGTAATTATCCTGCTAATATTTATCCTATAAAAGATGTTACGGGCAACTGGTCGGGTACCTCATTATTTCCAAATAACCCGATTGCTTCTTTGAATGCGCTCGGCTGGACTTCCACGCATGATAGGACGCTTCAGGCTAATTTTAATTTAAAGGAGCGGCTTGACTTCGTTACTCCTGGTCTTTATCTGCGGCAGGCGGTCTCCTTCAATACCTGGACCCGGACCAATTCAAGTAAGACAGCTACCTATGCACGGTTTTTTAATGGTGCAAAGACCACAACCGATCTTACAACTGATATTGTCTCTAATGCAACCAGCCCTGTTAACCAATACGATTGGAAGCAGATTAATTTAGGGGCGGGGTATGACAGGACATTCGGTGGGCATGCCGTTACTGCGGCGATTAATTATTGGGGCAGTGATTATACGATAGATCAGGGACAGAATACTGCCGGCCAGAATACAGGCCTTAATATTTTCTATCATAACTACAATATCGGCGGCCGGCTGAATTACGCCTACGACAAACGGTATATTCTGGATCTGGGCTTTGGATGGAGCGGATCGGATAACTATGCTCCCGGTAATAGATGGGGATTCTACCCGGCGGCAGGTGCAGGATGGGTGATCAGTAACGAGTCTTTCCTGAGCGACAATAAAATGATTACATTTTTAAAGCTTCGCGCCTCGGCAGGAAAATCGGGTAACGATCAGACTTTTAGCGGCCGGTTCTTATACCAGCAGTATTTTATCAGCAGCGGTACCTATTATACTGGCAATAACTCTCTAACCGGTATAGGAGGTATAGTGCCCAATTATGCAGCCAATCCTGACATCTTAGCTGAAGAGAGCATGAAATATAATGCCGGCCTGGACCTCACAATATTGAACAGGATTTCGTTATCGGGCGACGTGTTTCTGGACAAACGTTCTGGTATTGTAGTACAGAACAACGAGCTCTCGGCACTGTATGGTGCAGCGCTGCCCTATGCTAATCTCGGGAAGGTAACAAATAAAGGCTTTGAGCTTGTTGTTAACTATCTGGCAAAAGCAGGCCCCGTTGCAGTAGATGCTGGCGCTATGGCTGCATACGCGCGGAATACTATTGATTATCAAGCTGAAATTCCCCCGGTTAATTCATTCAGCAGCACTACGGGTCTGCCTATTGCGGCACAAATGGGCCTTGTAGCAGATGGCTTATTCGATATTGCTGATTTTAATGAAAACGGGACACTAAAGGCTGGTATCCCTGTTCCTAATTTTGGTGCGGTGCAGCCTGGAGACATCAGGTATAAAGACCTCGACAATAACGGTTTGGTAAATCAGAATGATATCACCAAAGTTGGTAATTCCAATCTGCCCACGCTAACCTATTCGTTCAATTTAGGGCTGCGTTATAAGAATTTTGACTTTTACACCTTATTTCAGGGAGTGTCTGGCAATGATATAGATATTTTATCCGCAGCACGCGGGCAGGTAGTGGCTTTTGTGAACAATGCCAATATATATCCGATAGCAGGTAACGCCTGGGCATATTATCCCGATCAGGGCATTGATACCCGGGCTGCTGCCGATTACCCGAGGCTGACGACTAAAGGCAACGAGAATAATTATCGTAGCTCATCTTTTTGGATCAAGGACGGCAGTTTTCTGAGGCTGCGTAATGTTGAACTGGGCTATAGTTTCCCGGCCGGCTTGTTACGTAAGGCCCATGTTGAGAAGTTAAGAGTGCATATTAGCGCTGTGAACCCGGTAACCTGGTCCTCGTTAAGTAAGAATTTTAATATAGATCCTGAAACCACAACTGGTTATCCTGGCCTTAAGTCATTTAATGCAGGTGTTTCGTTAACCTTTTAA
- a CDS encoding RagB/SusD family nutrient uptake outer membrane protein, producing the protein MRIKSILIIVTVIGLITTFIACQKDFLQIPAVSGSTTIDSTFGTTEKALLAVRTAYKGCLSQGLPYRNDPWNAMIQDNMTGSLFYGHAWGIARNIVISGLNSTSTNEDMEGFNSNYNFIRQANLIRENINKVRDMSDADKAIIKAEMKALIAYRYCQMFIMYGGVPIVSHSLTTTDDLAIPRSSAKAVLDSVVTWCDEALPVLPSEWPGNWEGRMTKAAVLSVKAKIQLFAARPLFNTASPYLSLGERNDLICLGNVDPDRWKTAALTAEAVIREAETNAAAYIIDTNNPLDDYGTATSTPSNPEVLLAFKFVNTSGDNGGWNTLPMTAFYYPRINGEHSSAAGFTLLPSQLENYYKQDGTDQTWPALDAITPFADYLKRMDEMEPRFKADFMPYERSAWNNPGDANWSNTSIGLGYSNGAARSVKFYYKAGTRRWFEFPIFRLAFAYLAAAEAYNEMGQATDALLKLNKIHERAGLPAITETDRDKLRLLIQREWAIEFHKENFRLHEMKHWKLPNIGNGLIGGPVRGFGYNNNTTLKTTGNTNYSIRIIYQGFWSPKQYLNPFPQSEINKGYLIQNPGY; encoded by the coding sequence ATGAGGATTAAGAGTATTTTAATAATAGTAACTGTCATAGGACTAATTACGACTTTCATAGCCTGCCAGAAGGACTTTTTGCAGATCCCTGCTGTTTCAGGCTCTACGACCATAGATTCAACATTCGGTACAACCGAAAAGGCGCTTCTTGCTGTAAGAACTGCTTATAAGGGCTGCCTTTCGCAAGGCCTGCCTTACAGGAACGATCCATGGAATGCCATGATCCAGGACAATATGACCGGCAGCCTTTTTTATGGGCACGCCTGGGGTATTGCGCGGAATATCGTGATCAGCGGACTGAATTCGACAAGTACCAATGAAGACATGGAAGGCTTTAATTCCAATTACAATTTTATCCGGCAGGCAAACCTGATCAGGGAAAATATTAATAAGGTCAGAGACATGAGCGATGCAGACAAGGCGATAATTAAAGCAGAAATGAAAGCACTGATTGCTTATCGTTATTGCCAGATGTTTATTATGTACGGAGGAGTGCCAATTGTAAGCCACAGCCTTACAACCACCGACGACCTGGCTATTCCGAGAAGTTCGGCAAAGGCTGTTTTAGATTCGGTGGTAACCTGGTGCGATGAAGCGTTGCCAGTGCTACCTTCTGAATGGCCCGGAAACTGGGAAGGCAGGATGACCAAAGCTGCTGTTTTGTCCGTTAAAGCTAAAATTCAGCTGTTTGCTGCACGCCCGTTATTTAACACCGCCAGTCCTTATCTAAGTCTGGGGGAAAGAAACGATCTCATCTGCCTCGGAAACGTTGATCCTGACCGATGGAAAACTGCGGCACTTACAGCTGAGGCTGTTATCAGAGAGGCTGAAACAAATGCAGCTGCTTATATTATAGACACTAATAATCCGCTTGACGATTATGGTACAGCGACCTCCACTCCCAGTAACCCTGAAGTGCTGCTTGCCTTTAAATTTGTAAATACATCAGGCGATAACGGGGGCTGGAATACATTGCCTATGACGGCCTTCTATTATCCGCGGATCAACGGCGAACACTCTTCAGCTGCAGGTTTTACTTTATTACCGTCACAACTGGAGAATTATTATAAGCAGGATGGCACCGATCAAACCTGGCCCGCACTGGACGCTATTACGCCCTTTGCCGATTATCTGAAGCGTATGGATGAAATGGAGCCACGCTTTAAGGCTGACTTTATGCCTTACGAAAGGAGTGCATGGAATAATCCGGGTGATGCAAACTGGAGCAATACCAGCATCGGGCTTGGCTATAGTAATGGTGCTGCCCGCAGTGTAAAGTTCTACTATAAGGCTGGTACCAGGAGATGGTTCGAGTTTCCTATATTCCGGCTGGCATTTGCTTATCTCGCCGCCGCCGAGGCTTATAACGAAATGGGCCAGGCAACTGATGCCCTGCTTAAGCTCAATAAGATCCATGAGCGCGCCGGGCTACCCGCTATTACCGAAACAGATAGGGACAAACTCCGCCTGCTAATCCAGCGGGAATGGGCCATTGAGTTTCATAAGGAGAACTTTCGACTGCATGAGATGAAGCACTGGAAACTACCCAATATTGGAAATGGTTTAATTGGCGGCCCGGTAAGGGGATTTGGTTATAATAATAATACCACCCTTAAAACAACAGGTAATACCAACTACAGTATCCGGATCATCTACCAGGGCTTCTGGTCGCCGAAGCAATATCTTAACCCTTTTCCGCAGTCTGAAATAAATAAAGGATATCTGATTCAGAATCCGGGATACTAA